The genomic interval GAAACCACGCACAGTGCCACGTCCGCCACCAACACCCTTCTCCACCATTTTTTCcatctatttatttattattttcttttcgaaaaaaaaaactgttcgatcgaagagggagaggagaaaaaaaaagaaaaggaaaaaaaaaaagcaaaacgaGGAGAAGGTCTTCCAAGTTCCaagcctctctcttctcttctcttctcttctcgtgCGACCGCTTCCTTCaacggacgccgccgccgccaccaaccgccgccgccgacgacgacgacgaacccctccccgccgccgcgggagccgGCGCCGAGGATCACAGCACAGGTGCGTGCTGGCTTGGAACCTAGGTTACTGTTCGCTCGCGCGCTTCCCCTTTgtgatgctagctagctagctattggAGATTTGACTTGTGCGGCGCTCGCTTGTGTGTATCTCAAGGGTTTCCTCGGCGGAAGCTGCGCCACTGTTCGTTCTCCTCCGCCGATTTTGCTCTGGCGGATTTGGGGAGAAGTTGATTTTGCTCTGAGCGCCGCCGGTGGCTCGGAGGTCTCTGTGTATTCCAGCTCctgccatccgccgccgccgcatgagGAGGTCCCCGTCAAGTGCACAGCTCCCGTCGCCGAGCTGCCAGGTCTCCGCGGAGCACCACCGCCAGCGAGCCGACTAGGTGAGCTCCCTCCCGCCGAATCGATGAGCCGGCGAAGCCCCCCATTACTACCTCCTCAACAAAATTTGGAGTGGCGATGGAGAGGTAGAGCGCGTTTTACTCAGCCCCGTCCTCTGATCAACTGTCATGTGATCCTGTGGATAGCTAGGCGTTGTTTTTCTTCAGCGATCTTAGGGTGATTTGTTGTTTTTCCTTGTCAATTTGATTCAAGCAGGTCAGAGTGGCTCCATTTGGTGCACTAGCTCTGCAAAAAGCTTCATCGTTTGGATGAGAGATCCCCGTTATATGGAAATGGACTTAGGGTTTACTTTTCAGTAATACCAATTGCCACATTGGAGTCGGGAGAAAAGTTGTTTCAGAAGCACCCGAGAGCTACTGCTGGTTGGTTTTGACTAAGCTGGGTGATAGCATGATCAAGCAAATCCTTGGACGGTTCCCCAAGAAGCCATCCAAATCCGGAGACAAGGACCCTATTGGCAGGTCAAGCCCCTCAGTGCCGAATCCACCATTGGGTCCAAGAGGTGCAGAAAGGTCCTCCAATTTGAGTAGCCAGACACCGGTTATCTCAAGCTCTGGGCTTAGTTATGGGAGTGGCATGCATGTTGGGAATGCAAACTCAAGGGTGAACGGGAATTCGGTACAACCGACTGTTGAGCTGTTGCCAAGCTTTAAGGATGTGCCCAACACAGAGAAGAATAACCTGTTCGTAAAAAAACTGAACTTGTGCTGTGCCACATTTGACTTCACAGATCCAACAAAGAGTGTAAAGGAGAAGGAAGTAAAGAGGCAAACTTTGTTGGAACTTGTTGACTATATTGCCTCAGCCAATGGGAAGTTTCCGGAGATAATTATGCAAGAGATCACAAGGATGGTTTCTGTAAACTTATTCAGGACACTGACTACCCCGCCCAGAGAGAATAAGATTGAAGCCTTCGATGTGGATGATGAGGAGCCTGTGATGGATCCTGCATGGTCACACTTGCAGATTGTTTATGAGCTGTTCTTGAGGTTCATTCAGTCTCCAGAGACCGATGCCAAGTTGGCAAAAAGATACATCGATCATTCATTTGTCCTGAGATTACTTGACCTCTTTGACTCGGAGGACCCTAGGGAGAGGGAGTACCTCAAGACGATACTTCACCGTGTCTACGGAAAGTTCATGGTACATCGACCATTTATAAGGAAGGCAATCAACAACATCTTTTACCAGTTCATCTATGAAACTGAAAAACACAATGGAATTGCAGAACTATTGGAGATTTTAGGAAGTATCATAAATGGGTTTGCACTGCCACTTAAGGAGGAGCATAAGTTGTTCCTTGTCCGGGCCCTGATTCCACTTCATAAGCCAAAGTGCATTGGGATGTACCATCAACAGTTGTCTTACTGCATTACACAATTTGTTGAAAAAGACTGCAAACTCGCAGACACTGTTATCAGGGGCCTATTGAAATATTGGCCAATCACAAACAGCTCCAAGGAGGTCTTGTTTTTGGGAGAGTTGGAAGAGATATTAGAGGCTACACAACCTGCAGAGTTTCAGAAATGCATGGTTCCTCTTTTCCGTCAGATTGCACATTGTCTAAACAGTTCTCACTTCCAGGTAACATTAATTGCGTGACTGTCATTAAAAACTTTCCCCTTCATTTTTCATTCCACCTTTTACCCCCATTTCTTCTTTAATGTAATTTTCTTTCGTCAGTTTATCATGTTAAAACTGAAACAGATGCATTTCCTGCATGGTAACCGTCTCATTTTGCACATTTTGTTTCTGTTCAAGTTAAGCTAGCCTACATATAGTGTTTATTAAGTTTAATTACCCTTTGTTGGGTATTCACTTAGAAGTTAGAACTATACAGCTCAGCATTATAATAGAATATCAGAATGTAGTGAATTATCATTTACAAAGTTCCAATCATCTGTCATGATAATTTCGTTTGTCCAAATATTTGTTAGTTTTATTTGTAGGGActttgtttcttctttcttttttaagtgACTTACTGTTTGGTGGTAAATCAGAATACAAGCTAAGGGCTGGTCACTCTATAATTAGACTGAAGAACTGGTGAGCAGCCAATCTTTCGCAAAAGCTAATCCTACCAAATGTTCTCGTGTACACCGTAGGCTGCTGAGTGGATTTCTGAAAGTTATTTTCCTATATATTATTGTGCCGTTTGAAATTTCAAACTAGTGAAAAATGTTTGTTATGTGCTAACCATCAATTAGTGTTACTCTTTGGGTGGACTTGGGTTTCCAAGGGTCCTTAGTGAAAAAGAGGCATGGAAAACAAAATCCCTCTCAACCACGTCAAAGAATAGCATAACTGGCTGTTATAAGCTGTAGCTCGGAGTGTTTTTTCTCATGGTTTACTTTCTTAGTCTAGCCACGAGCTACTTTAGTGTATCAATGCATTGACACTGCTATCAGTACGGATTTATATTCATATGTTACTTACCAACCAAAAACTTGAAGGGCAATTGATCTTTCATCTGTGACTTTTCTTATCAATTCCTAAGGTATGATGGAGTTTTGTATGTTGAAATAGAAAACAATCTGACTCCTTATGCCCTTCAAATAGATAGTAGGGTTTGACTAAAACAGCATTCATCTTTAGAGCCCTGTTATGCTCACAGTTAGGATTGACTAAAACAGTGATCATTTATAGAGTCCTGgtgtatttttcatttttttttattaatggcTTACACTGCTCATTTGGAAACTTACCTTGAAATTGTATAGAGTTTTAGTTCTGTTATGCGTCTTCCCTGAATCTTGTTACATAGAAATTGTTTTTCATTGTTTATTTCTTGTTATGTTATGAGTGGAGAAATATTGTAGGGCTAATTCCGCATGCTCAGGCATGAGTCTCCCATAACTATTTGTTTGACTATGCCAAAAATGCTGTGGAGTTTGGAAACCTAACAGTGTGAGAGTTGACCCAACACACAGGGTATACTTGCATTTTATTTCAATAGAGCCCTTGTCTTACATCTCAAATCTGCTTTTAAGTGCAGGATTTTGTTTCTGGTTCTTTGTAATCAGTTAATCACTCCCTGCTATTATGAGGATTCACAATTTAGCACATCAAATTTTGTTTAATTGTGCAATATTTCATAATTACCAGtgcatccttttttttcctgcgGGGAATTGTTAATGCAAATTATATTGAAGCAGCAGAAACATGATATACGCATATTGGTTGATGGATTTTATCTAATAGTGCTTATGCTACTTCTAGGTTGCTGAGAGAGCATTGTTTTTGTGGA from Oryza glaberrima chromosome 3, OglaRS2, whole genome shotgun sequence carries:
- the LOC127766906 gene encoding serine/threonine protein phosphatase 2A 57 kDa regulatory subunit B' theta isoform-like, with the protein product MIKQILGRFPKKPSKSGDKDPIGRSSPSVPNPPLGPRGAERSSNLSSQTPVISSSGLSYGSGMHVGNANSRVNGNSVQPTVELLPSFKDVPNTEKNNLFVKKLNLCCATFDFTDPTKSVKEKEVKRQTLLELVDYIASANGKFPEIIMQEITRMVSVNLFRTLTTPPRENKIEAFDVDDEEPVMDPAWSHLQIVYELFLRFIQSPETDAKLAKRYIDHSFVLRLLDLFDSEDPREREYLKTILHRVYGKFMVHRPFIRKAINNIFYQFIYETEKHNGIAELLEILGSIINGFALPLKEEHKLFLVRALIPLHKPKCIGMYHQQLSYCITQFVEKDCKLADTVIRGLLKYWPITNSSKEVLFLGELEEILEATQPAEFQKCMVPLFRQIAHCLNSSHFQVAERALFLWNNDHIENLIKQNSRVILPIIFPALERNANGHWNQAVQSLTLNVRKLFSDHDVGVYDECQRKYEDEKAKEKETKLKQEVAWKRLEEMASAKATSGAAVLVSRTLPRQSSAV